One genomic region from Bacillus aquiflavi encodes:
- a CDS encoding XTP/dITP diphosphatase, whose protein sequence is MDEVIIATKNKGKAKEYEQMFSKRGIQVKTLLDYPEIRDVEETGMTFEENAIMKAETIANRLGKIVIADDSGLIVDALGGKPGVFSARYAGEEKNDDANIDKVLLELSTVKEKDRTARFYCALAVASPSMETFTVFGTCEGRILKERKGSNGFGYDPIFYVNEKEKSMAELSKDEKNKISHRAKALKKLEKDFARILSE, encoded by the coding sequence ATGGATGAGGTCATTATTGCGACTAAAAACAAAGGTAAAGCAAAAGAATATGAGCAAATGTTTAGCAAGCGTGGGATACAAGTTAAAACATTATTAGATTATCCTGAAATTAGGGATGTTGAAGAAACTGGAATGACATTTGAGGAAAATGCGATTATGAAAGCTGAAACAATTGCAAATCGCCTTGGTAAAATAGTCATTGCTGATGACTCAGGCTTAATTGTCGATGCCCTCGGAGGCAAGCCAGGAGTGTTTTCAGCCCGCTATGCAGGAGAAGAAAAAAATGACGATGCGAATATTGACAAAGTATTATTAGAGCTTAGCACGGTAAAAGAAAAGGATAGAACAGCCCGATTTTATTGTGCTTTAGCAGTAGCTTCCCCGAGTATGGAGACATTTACTGTTTTTGGTACATGTGAAGGGCGGATACTGAAGGAACGGAAAGGAAGCAACGGTTTCGGCTATGATCCGATATTTTATGTGAATGAAAAAGAGAAATCAATGGCAGAACTGAGTAAAGATGAGAAAAATAAAATAAGTCATCGTGCAAAAGCGTTAAAGAAGTTAGAAAAAGATTTTGCACGCATTTTATCTGAATAG
- a CDS encoding fumarylacetoacetate hydrolase family protein gives MKLVTFSRNGFTRTGVFLPAENKIVDLNYAYQALLQSQGKYRFEKIAEAYVPANMTEFLQGGCESLSLAKEAVAFALENHKNHNTFKHEIIHMLEDVKIEAPVPSPGKMICVGHNYRDHILEMGRELPSHPVIFAKFANTVIGPQHDIPFYPISEQLDYEAEFAFVIGRKARNISQDQALDYVAGYTIANDVTYRDIQRRTLQWLQGKTVEGSAPMGPWLVTTDELTDPSGLEMVLTVNGEERQRANTDNLVFSVQYLVVFLSRLMTLEPGDIILTGTPGGVGVARDPQLFLKDGDVVKIEIDKVGVLENKVSFVKENEDG, from the coding sequence ATGAAACTAGTAACTTTTTCACGTAACGGTTTTACCCGTACAGGTGTATTCTTACCAGCCGAAAATAAAATTGTTGATTTAAATTATGCTTATCAAGCTTTATTACAATCGCAAGGAAAATACCGCTTTGAAAAAATCGCTGAAGCTTATGTGCCGGCAAATATGACTGAATTTTTACAAGGCGGGTGTGAAAGCTTGTCTCTTGCTAAAGAAGCGGTTGCTTTTGCCCTTGAAAATCACAAAAATCACAACACTTTTAAACACGAAATCATTCATATGTTGGAAGATGTAAAAATTGAAGCACCTGTTCCTTCACCTGGAAAAATGATTTGTGTTGGTCATAACTACCGCGATCATATTCTTGAAATGGGAAGAGAATTACCTTCCCACCCTGTTATCTTTGCGAAATTTGCAAATACGGTTATTGGACCACAACACGATATTCCATTTTACCCAATTTCTGAGCAACTTGATTATGAAGCTGAATTCGCTTTTGTTATTGGTAGAAAAGCTCGGAACATTTCACAAGATCAAGCCCTTGATTATGTAGCAGGCTATACCATTGCAAATGATGTTACTTATCGTGATATTCAACGACGCACCCTTCAATGGTTACAGGGGAAAACTGTCGAGGGAAGCGCACCGATGGGCCCATGGTTGGTTACAACAGATGAATTAACCGATCCTAGCGGACTTGAAATGGTATTAACAGTTAATGGTGAAGAACGTCAACGAGCAAACACAGACAACCTTGTATTTAGTGTGCAATATTTAGTGGTATTTTTGTCTCGTCTTATGACACTTGAACCAGGGGATATAATCTTGACAGGAACACCTGGTGGAGTTGGTGTTGCTAGGGATCCTCAATTATTTCTTAAAGATGGTGACGTAGTAAAAATTGAAATTGACAAGGTCGGTGTATTAGAAAATAAAGTATCATTTGTAAAGGAGAATGAGGATGGTTAA
- a CDS encoding DinB family protein, translating to MVKNTMSIQEYVDSIQQSLNKMIQTSESLSEEVIRWKPSEAEWSILQILSHINEAIPYWLGEIIKIIETPGTTWGRGLQDQARLSAVANPDELSVKVILDSLKEQKDHISAVLNTLTEEQLTIESPHINFAKFGNKPVSFIVDHFIDEHLKGHYGQIHRNLSKLKK from the coding sequence ATGGTTAAAAATACAATGAGTATTCAAGAATATGTTGATTCTATTCAACAATCACTCAATAAAATGATTCAAACAAGTGAAAGCCTTTCAGAAGAAGTGATTCGTTGGAAACCTTCTGAAGCAGAATGGTCAATTTTACAAATTTTATCTCACATAAATGAAGCGATACCATACTGGTTAGGAGAAATTATAAAAATCATCGAAACACCTGGTACAACTTGGGGACGTGGATTACAAGATCAAGCACGGTTATCAGCAGTAGCCAATCCAGATGAACTATCTGTAAAGGTTATCTTAGATAGCTTGAAAGAACAGAAAGATCATATTTCGGCTGTTCTAAATACCTTAACTGAAGAACAACTAACGATTGAATCTCCACATATCAATTTTGCTAAGTTTGGAAATAAGCCCGTATCCTTCATTGTTGATCATTTTATTGATGAACATCTAAAAGGTCATTACGGTCAAATTCACCGAAATCTTTCAAAGCTAAAAAAATAG
- a CDS encoding Yip1 family protein — protein MSESTKEQIKSPWITLWTDPRTTIQAMLPHTRKSQMFILIFLFGISIFLDQASARNVGDHIPNTISIFIGSIIWGILYGYIYWFIFSTLVYWTGKWIGGKGNWKDMRIAIAWSGVPMIAKLILWVPQLILFGHEMFTSSMPNTTSNPTLLILFFLFMAIDTIIVVWYYIITCKSIGQVHGFSAWKGLLSIFLSFLILLPFIVFILLLLFGI, from the coding sequence ATGAGTGAGTCTACAAAAGAACAAATAAAGAGTCCATGGATAACATTATGGACCGATCCGCGAACAACAATTCAAGCAATGCTTCCTCACACACGGAAATCGCAAATGTTTATACTTATTTTTCTGTTCGGAATTTCGATATTTTTAGATCAAGCTTCTGCCAGGAATGTTGGTGACCATATTCCTAATACAATAAGTATTTTTATCGGTTCAATTATATGGGGTATATTATATGGATATATATATTGGTTCATCTTTAGTACGCTAGTGTATTGGACAGGTAAATGGATTGGAGGAAAAGGCAATTGGAAAGACATGAGAATTGCCATTGCCTGGTCTGGAGTTCCAATGATCGCAAAATTAATATTATGGGTACCACAACTTATTCTTTTTGGTCATGAAATGTTTACAAGTTCGATGCCAAACACTACAAGCAATCCTACTTTATTAATTTTATTTTTCTTATTCATGGCAATTGATACGATAATTGTAGTTTGGTATTACATAATTACATGTAAAAGCATCGGTCAAGTGCATGGTTTTTCAGCTTGGAAAGGACTCTTAAGCATCTTTCTAAGCTTCCTTATCCTACTGCCTTTCATTGTATTCATTTTGTTATTATTATTCGGTATTTAA
- the rph gene encoding ribonuclease PH, whose protein sequence is MRVDGREQQQLRTIHIDTNYLKHPEGSVLISVGDTKVICTASVEDRVPPFMRGEGKGWITAEYSMLPRATEQRNIRESARGKISGRTMEIQRLIGRSLRAVVDLESIGEKTIWIDCDVIQADGGTRTASITGAFVAMTQAFAKLYEQKAIKKFPITDYLAATSVGILKDIGAVLDLNYAEDSKAEVDMNVVMTGNGEFVELQGTGEEATFSSDQLNELLAAAKGGLMQLFELQKSVLDEKIIELIEGNGKKEEAE, encoded by the coding sequence ATGCGTGTTGATGGACGTGAGCAACAGCAATTAAGAACGATACATATTGATACAAACTATTTGAAGCATCCGGAAGGCTCTGTTTTAATTAGTGTTGGAGATACAAAAGTCATTTGTACTGCGAGCGTTGAAGATCGCGTTCCGCCGTTTATGCGCGGAGAAGGAAAAGGTTGGATTACTGCAGAATATTCAATGTTGCCAAGGGCGACAGAACAGAGAAATATCCGAGAATCCGCAAGAGGTAAAATATCTGGAAGAACAATGGAGATTCAACGTTTAATTGGTCGTTCCCTTCGTGCTGTCGTTGATTTAGAATCTATAGGAGAAAAAACGATTTGGATTGATTGTGATGTCATTCAAGCCGACGGAGGAACTCGCACAGCTTCTATTACAGGAGCGTTTGTTGCAATGACTCAAGCTTTTGCAAAACTATATGAGCAAAAAGCAATTAAAAAGTTTCCAATAACGGATTACTTAGCTGCAACTAGTGTCGGAATATTAAAAGATATCGGTGCTGTTCTTGATTTAAATTATGCGGAAGATTCAAAGGCAGAAGTAGATATGAATGTTGTCATGACTGGAAATGGGGAATTTGTTGAGCTTCAAGGAACTGGAGAAGAAGCGACTTTTTCTTCTGATCAGCTTAACGAACTATTGGCTGCTGCAAAAGGCGGACTCATGCAATTATTTGAACTTCAGAAAAGCGTTTTAGATGAAAAAATCATTGAACTCATTGAAGGTAATGGAAAGAAGGAAGAGGCGGAATAA
- a CDS encoding serine hydrolase domain-containing protein, whose amino-acid sequence MMKIAKNLSNQFDSVILHVRQTHHLLSASGSAVIVIHNDKVVTEEYIGRHSKSVHARPITEDSQFHVASVRKSYIGFAAAYSIYKGYISSIDDPVTKYLSIDNDGTLSGTTIRHLLTHTHGLRNKNGKIIREFIPGESWAYHGVGTDLICEIIKNTTDKTISEIVSNEVFKPLGLKASNWYAVKNEKLVEVIREREDPHWKTFQQTDGSKMNMYVSALELAYWGYFHLNEGFINNKQIVPKDIIRLATSLQSPPLKDHTLPQNGFFWFVKDLPTTKKEIGELVPKGSYQILGYTNTAVLVIPQHEVVAVCMLNRFGSPKGYQYLKNIRAFGDTVMKCL is encoded by the coding sequence ATGATGAAGATTGCTAAAAATCTTTCAAATCAATTTGATTCAGTTATTTTGCATGTGAGGCAAACGCATCATCTCTTATCTGCATCAGGATCTGCTGTAATCGTCATCCATAATGATAAAGTTGTAACAGAAGAATATATAGGCAGGCACTCAAAATCTGTTCATGCTAGACCTATTACAGAAGACTCGCAATTTCATGTTGCATCTGTTCGAAAAAGCTATATTGGATTTGCTGCTGCCTACTCTATTTACAAAGGCTATATCTCTTCTATCGATGATCCAGTAACCAAATACTTATCTATAGATAATGACGGGACTTTAAGCGGGACTACGATAAGACATTTACTTACACATACTCATGGCTTACGAAATAAAAATGGTAAAATCATTCGAGAGTTTATTCCAGGAGAGAGTTGGGCATATCATGGGGTAGGTACGGATCTTATTTGCGAAATCATAAAGAACACAACGGATAAAACGATTTCTGAAATCGTTTCAAACGAAGTATTTAAACCGTTAGGATTAAAAGCATCTAACTGGTACGCTGTGAAAAACGAAAAACTCGTTGAAGTGATTCGAGAACGTGAAGACCCTCATTGGAAAACGTTCCAGCAAACTGATGGAAGCAAGATGAATATGTATGTTTCAGCACTAGAATTAGCTTATTGGGGTTATTTTCATTTAAACGAAGGATTTATAAACAATAAACAAATCGTACCGAAAGACATCATTCGGCTAGCTACCTCATTGCAAAGTCCTCCATTAAAAGATCACACCCTGCCGCAAAATGGATTTTTCTGGTTTGTGAAAGATTTACCAACAACAAAAAAGGAGATTGGCGAACTTGTACCTAAAGGTTCATATCAAATTTTAGGTTATACTAACACAGCTGTTCTTGTCATTCCTCAACATGAAGTTGTTGCTGTTTGTATGTTAAATCGGTTTGGTTCTCCAAAAGGATATCAGTATTTAAAAAACATTAGAGCATTTGGAGATACTGTAATGAAATGTTTATAG
- a CDS encoding GerMN domain-containing protein, whose amino-acid sequence MFKMKKTVIVSAIIATSILLSGCGLFGGNEKSKKVDPPQNVSYLGEEDEINVSEKTDEAGKKKAKEETTQEKVKTELYLIDKDGYVVPQTLDLPRTESVAKQALEYLVENGPVTDMLPSGFRAVLPADTEIKGVNIKDGIALVDFSKEFTEYKPEDELKILQSVTWTLTQFDQIKSVKIMINGHELKEMPANGTPIEEGLTRKIGINLDTSEISDVANTKSVTVYYIAENGDSSYYVPVTRRVSNKIENNVEAVVKKLIEGPSYTSSLLTEFLPDVALIDPPKVDNGKVTLNFNESILGSFEEKMISKHLLNSLVLSLTEQQGIESVSVMVDGSTEVINEEGEKLSEPVTRPEKINTGSF is encoded by the coding sequence ATGTTTAAAATGAAGAAAACAGTTATTGTTTCAGCAATAATTGCTACTTCTATTCTTCTATCAGGGTGCGGTCTATTTGGCGGAAACGAAAAGAGTAAGAAAGTTGATCCGCCTCAAAATGTATCGTATTTAGGGGAAGAAGATGAAATAAATGTATCTGAAAAGACAGACGAAGCAGGCAAAAAGAAAGCGAAGGAAGAAACCACACAAGAAAAGGTGAAAACGGAGCTTTATCTTATAGATAAAGATGGCTATGTCGTGCCGCAAACATTAGATCTCCCACGAACAGAGTCAGTTGCAAAGCAAGCGTTGGAGTACTTAGTTGAAAATGGACCAGTAACTGATATGCTACCAAGTGGATTTCGTGCAGTTTTACCAGCAGATACAGAAATTAAAGGGGTAAATATTAAAGACGGAATAGCATTAGTTGATTTTTCGAAAGAATTTACTGAATACAAGCCTGAAGATGAGCTTAAAATTTTACAATCTGTTACGTGGACGCTTACTCAATTCGATCAAATAAAAAGTGTGAAAATCATGATTAATGGTCATGAATTAAAAGAAATGCCAGCGAATGGAACACCAATTGAAGAAGGCTTAACGAGAAAAATTGGCATTAATTTAGATACATCAGAAATTAGTGATGTAGCAAACACTAAATCAGTAACAGTATATTATATTGCGGAAAATGGGGATTCTTCCTACTATGTTCCTGTTACGAGACGAGTTAGTAATAAAATTGAGAATAATGTTGAAGCTGTCGTAAAGAAATTAATTGAAGGACCGAGTTATACATCTAGTCTGTTGACGGAGTTTCTTCCTGATGTAGCATTAATAGATCCTCCAAAAGTTGATAATGGAAAAGTAACATTAAACTTTAATGAATCTATTTTAGGAAGTTTTGAGGAAAAAATGATTTCAAAACATTTATTGAATAGTCTTGTCCTCTCTTTAACTGAACAGCAAGGGATTGAGAGTGTTTCGGTTATGGTGGATGGAAGTACAGAAGTGATCAACGAAGAGGGTGAAAAGTTGTCTGAACCAGTAACACGTCCAGAAAAAATAAATACAGGTAGTTTTTAA
- a CDS encoding MarR family winged helix-turn-helix transcriptional regulator, which produces MEQKTDMSLVADIEKDLRYISVIIKQKGREILSNYTITPPQFIALQWLFEEGDMTIGELSNKMYLACSTTTDLVDRMEKNKLVIRIKDTRDRRVVRIHLLDEGKRIINEVIKKRQAYLQDVLKDFSNKEILQLKTNLTKLHQDMQGK; this is translated from the coding sequence ATGGAACAAAAAACTGATATGAGTCTCGTTGCTGACATTGAAAAAGATTTACGTTACATATCCGTCATTATTAAGCAAAAGGGACGAGAAATATTAAGTAATTACACAATTACTCCACCTCAGTTTATTGCGCTTCAATGGTTATTTGAAGAGGGAGATATGACAATCGGAGAACTTTCGAATAAAATGTATTTGGCTTGCAGTACAACGACTGATCTAGTGGATCGCATGGAGAAAAATAAACTTGTTATAAGAATAAAAGATACGAGAGATCGCCGTGTTGTAAGAATCCATCTTTTAGATGAAGGTAAGCGTATTATCAATGAGGTGATTAAGAAACGACAAGCATATTTACAAGACGTGCTAAAGGATTTTTCAAATAAAGAAATCCTCCAACTAAAAACAAATTTAACGAAACTACATCAAGATATGCAGGGAAAATGA
- the racE gene encoding glutamate racemase — protein sequence MEQPIGIIDSGVGGLTVAKEVIRQLPYEQIFYVGDTARCPYGPRQSEEVKQFTWEMTQYLLEKNIKMLVIACNTATAVVLDEIRNQLAIPVLGVIHPGSRAAIRLTTNLNIGVIGTEGTVKSAAYTKTLKSINNRVNVESLACPKFVPLVESGEINGTIAKKIVTATLQPIKKKEIDTLILGCTHYPLLEPLIKEEMGDKVSIISSGEETAKEVYLILNEKGLLNGKRTEPAHQFFTTGSVALFARIASAWLEKTIHNVTAIKL from the coding sequence TTGGAGCAGCCAATCGGAATAATTGATTCAGGAGTTGGCGGATTAACAGTTGCAAAGGAAGTTATTCGTCAATTGCCTTATGAACAAATTTTTTATGTAGGTGATACGGCTCGTTGTCCGTATGGGCCAAGACAAAGTGAAGAAGTAAAGCAGTTTACATGGGAGATGACCCAATATTTACTAGAGAAAAACATTAAAATGCTTGTTATTGCGTGTAATACAGCAACAGCTGTTGTTTTAGATGAAATACGTAATCAACTAGCCATTCCAGTGCTTGGTGTTATCCACCCTGGGTCAAGAGCTGCAATTCGGCTCACAACAAATTTGAATATCGGTGTTATCGGTACAGAAGGAACAGTTAAAAGTGCAGCATACACAAAAACGTTAAAGTCGATTAATAATCGAGTAAACGTTGAAAGCCTTGCATGTCCTAAATTTGTTCCATTAGTTGAAAGCGGTGAAATAAATGGAACAATTGCAAAAAAAATTGTGACTGCAACGTTACAGCCAATAAAAAAGAAAGAGATTGATACCCTTATTTTAGGCTGTACCCATTACCCTCTTCTTGAACCATTAATTAAAGAAGAGATGGGAGACAAAGTAAGTATTATTAGCTCTGGAGAAGAAACAGCGAAGGAAGTATATCTAATCTTAAATGAGAAAGGTTTACTAAACGGAAAAAGAACTGAACCGGCTCATCAGTTTTTTACAACAGGCTCGGTTGCGCTTTTTGCCCGAATTGCCTCCGCATGGTTAGAAAAAACGATTCATAATGTAACGGCAATTAAGCTTTAA